One Arachis hypogaea cultivar Tifrunner chromosome 18, arahy.Tifrunner.gnm2.J5K5, whole genome shotgun sequence genomic window, acGAGTTAACCTGCGTGTTAGAAAAACCATAACTATCGAACATAAGATAACAAAAGTAGGAGTAGAgcgccaaagatacaaaataacaagctcctaactcagcctgcgaagccaaggctggccggagaatatttacacatatatacatatatatcaaAAACCCAgatatacataaacaaaatcctgtctctccataaacctctaagaggatcaaaagaataagttatgtggagaggaagctaagtatatatatacatcactgtatgacaaaataacccagtaaccacttcgcttcgggtatccagacgcctaacgagatgcctctcgacctgcatccaaaaaataacaacatagtatggaatgagaaccagaggttcgcagtatggtaaaggtgccacacacataatatataaggtcctgggaatgccaggggcaatcctagaacgccgacacttagattatagagcttaaattattaaataaaagccataaaaggtggtttactaAAAGAAtataaacctaacttaacttaatcttaaATCTAAATCCCATACTGCTATTCCTCCAGACCTCAATCTTCGTTAGCGTTTCGCAGACAAGTAAACAGATAAAGgtaagcacaagaaggttacagaTACTacaggtaacaaatatacatttagcatggcaagtacacttaggcacacccaattaatgcacaaacaagtaattcaagtagtatgcatatgatgcatgcctgtcctatggctgatgaggctcatctgtcggttatccaaccaacccgacaagtccgaaaaccttagactgtccctcgacgtgcatccccaagggtctatgcatagctttttctcaataatcaatattgctcaatggggttaACATTACCGAGAATTTATAAGTGCctggtcacccttacgtcgtagggtcaacagagtatcgattTCTCAACCTGGTACATGTGGTGGCAAGTCACGGTACTTTATCCagagaatctcgtatctcagattatttagtcattcaagccaagtatcatacatTATCATTCATTTAATTttcaagccaagtatcatacatgatcatcCGTAATATTTCATAGCCAATTCATCACTTTTCAGCTTTACTTCATCTCCGAGTTATCCTCATTTCTTGACTTCATCTGATTATCAGGTTTAACACTATTATTTAtgactaaaggaatgaaaatagaggtttaaaagtttgaaatagattttaaaactttaaaaatcatGTTTGTTGGAACAGgtgccacgcttacgcgtgggagtTTGAAAGTGCATCTCACGCTCGCGTCCCttgtcatgcgtgcgcgtgggtcacgcgtacacgtggacatGCTTGTTTGCTCCTTACGCGTGCACATGGAACCAGTCGCTTACGCATCGCCAAAAttccatgccacgcgtacgcataggccacgcgtacacgtggacatACGTTCTTCAAAAAAAGATTAACAGAGAGCTGCACAATCAGGGAAACCACCTGCATATTTACATATTCCTCACCAAATTTTTCGACGGGAATAACTCAattgttttaaatcatttttcttccgttcttcgaacggcataaatttcacgaacccaatttttgtttaaaataagtTATAATCAATTTGGGGTTCCAGAAGCCAAGTTATAACCTGCCGAAGTTCATCCCAAAACCAAAATTTCGCAAACAATATCAAACCTCACTTTCATTCAATAATCCATTCCATTCATTTCCAAACCTATCAATTCCAACTCAAAATGGCAACATCAATACTCAATAAACTCTACATCATTTCATCAACCACCATTCCTTAACATTACACAATTTCTTATTTCATCAAATCCATCATGCTTTCCTTTGTTATACTTGTAACCATATAATCAATAATTCAACAATGTATCCTTCTATCAATCATTTAGCAACAATTTCCACCATATAACCCAatcaccaaaccaaaccaaacatatTCACCAattaaattactaaacattatatatataccTGCATTCCAGCTTgtcctatggtcatctagtctaagttttcacagaacattatatattaaatacaagaaacctaaaccataccttggccgattcccatgTAACGATCAAGGCAATTTATTTAAAACCAATCACAGCCCCAAAACCTCAACTAcacagcttcctccaagttccggtattcacaatttcaatctCTAATtattattcacaacctaatacacatttataacacatatatacccaatttaatactcaaagctcaaattcaatgaaattaaaattgaattatggtaccctcaccttacccaagcttcacataagcaagagtgaacgtttttctcaagctaattggatcctaaaacatcagagaacaaagaaattcaatatccACTAAATTCTCCAAAAATTGGGGGTGAAGAGGCTGAGATGAAATAGctagttacctatgaaattattCCGGTAAAAACGTAGAGCTCAACGCGGtaaacgcgtggccacaaatgatgcggcaatcggagctcggacggaggagtTACGGCAAACCGAAGTTACCGAAAGAGTTCGGCGTTTCCTTTCTCTCCCTTGAGCTTCAGCTTCGTTTCCACTGAAATGAGGGAGAAGAAAGAGCTTGGGCTCATTTAATTGCTGAACCGGTTGGGCCCACAGGACTGGTTTcagtccggttcaaccggttcgacccgttcggtctaattttggaccttttttcgaaattagtgtcaaaattctcgtttcgatgagctctatcctaatttaatattattttcgtatttctaatcttccttattaaaaactaatttattgactaattatttactaatttaactcTGTTTACAGGTTACACAAAACCGCCAATTTTTCGATCTTCATCAAAATCGGACGATTCAATCCgattctctcttattctattaTTTATCCGATCAAATTGTTCAATTGGACTGACTAAGTGACCAGTTTCACCAATTTTTTGATCGAACCGACTAATCCATTCTGTTTCTTACAACTATAAGATAATTACTTAATAAAAGCAAGAATGATGTCTTACTCTTTGAAcacttaataaaaatataacatcaacaaaaataataatgaataacatcattttaaattttattgtttaactaAGTTGGACTTAGTTCATAAAAAGACTTAAATGTATAGCATTACTCTTTTGGCATGGCGTTAGCTAAACTTGTATTGAATTTTTATTGctagttttttttatttcagaTAAACTACCAAAATGATACTCAAAAATTATATAGCTaacgaaaaattttaaaagatactaACGACAAACAAGctctcaaaaaatttaaaaacgcaacaaaaaattagatattaaatatatattctaaaaacattgaaattaaattttgatcccGAGATCATAATAAAGACGATCATGAAAGTTGGAGACAGAGAACTACGATAATTGTTAGGGTAAAAACAGAATGAGATTGAGATTtaggaaaaagaaggaaaaaggctacgaaaaaataaaatgtattgtAGTTTTTTCAGAAATCGGTGTGCATACCGCCACTAAATTAATAGATAGCGACTGATTTAAAAACTGCTTCTAAAAAGGCGTTGCCATCTGTTTATATTTTTGTACTgtactaaattaatttttttagaaaagaattattcttaaaaaaattgtcTATATACtacgaaattaatttttttagaatcattaattagcttagttttaatttgttataaaatcaaatatagatagtcaaatattatttttgtctccAATGTTTGGATCAAATCTCAAAATTGTCCCTAATATTTAAATCGTTCTTTTTaagttcttaaaattttaaaatcatctcaATGTTGTTCTGTCGTAATGATCTGTTAATAGAAATGACAGTAGGACTagattgagacgattttaaaatgttaggacttaaataggacgaaaatatttgggacaaaaatgatacattacTCTTAGAAGAATTATCAGTCAAATCAAGtaagatgatttttgaaaaatgagtagtagataaattttcgaaaaaaatatataaattatacatttttatctctaatataccaaacttctttaatgtttaatttaattaaaatttatttttaattttaaaatatattttaattttattcttcaataatattaatttttttatgatagataattatttaatttattttttaattttactcgtAATCAAATATAAATTTACTTAATTAGAATGAAATattaaagtaatgtgattaagagtaaaaaaaatatttagaatgaaaataatatgATGAGAATAATTTAGTTAGATGTGAttataaaataattgaataaatatctactataaaaattaatattattgaaggataaaattaaaatttattttaaagttaaaaatataaaaattctatACATTAGAGACGAAATAGTATAATTTATACTtgttatatatgtaattatgtaccatgctatattttttcttttttgaaaatttatctacTAGTAATTTTACAAGCATTTCATGATAAATAAAAATCTTtaatagtaaaattaaaaaaataaatttacttagaATGAAAGtagtgattaaaaatattttatctacatgtaattaaaaaataattaaataattatatactgtaaaaaattgatattaataaaaaataaaattaaaatttatttcaaagttAAAAATATAGATAGTTTAAATTAGACTTAAAGAAGTTGGGTACATTagagataaaaaaaagtatatatatttattatatatatctcattcttttttttttttggaggtttatctactagtcattctacaaatattctatgatgaataaatattttaaattcgtAATGTATTCATTctgttaaaatttaatttcagttttttattttagtaatttttctaagagtaatatattatttttgtcctaTCTAagtctctaatattttaaaattgtctcaataTTATTCTACCGCCAACTTGGTTTAACAGATTACTAACGGTAAGACAATactgagacgattttaaaatattaaaaacttaaataagaCGTTTTAAATGTTAGGAATAACTTTAAGATTTACTTCAGACATTatggacaaaaataataatttactcttTATAATCTTAGAAATTTAAAAGTTGATAGTagcatttaataaatttttaatttaattaatattaaaataattttaaaataattattcagactttatttatttatctactttaaatttttttatgaactaaatttaaccaagttaaacaataaaatttagattaatattagttataactaattttattatcttagactaacttaattgaatttaattaaaaaaaaaaaacttagatgTAAAGtatcattcttatttttttatataaatatgtaaTGGTTCTACTCCTACGTTCTATCTATGTACTCGAACTATATATATTGTGGCTAAGTTGTTATTGGAAACATGAAATTGGCCCGAACTTGTAAGGCAAGAATTACAAATACGACAAGAACCCATTCTATATAAACTTTTTTgttttacacacacacacacatatatatatatatatatatatatatatatatatatatatataagtgagtGAAGATACACTTTCTTATGGAGCTGCATATCATGCATCATTAGCTATTAATTAATTACAATCAAGTTGTCTTTTAGCCATACGTATTAGAGGTGATCGCACCAGGACGTCGGTTTGCTGCGACAAAAATCAATCTGTGTGGGTGAAACAGGGTCCTATCTTTAAACTTGGAGGAGTGGTTGCTGGTTTATGCTTCAATGGAAGAGTACCGTTCCAAATGACTAATTACCACGTTTTGTTTTTGTTCCATTTCAGCTTTTGTGGTTGGAattgattgatgaattgagtggtttggaaaaaagagtttaaaattaCAAATTGGGACTTATTTAAACATTCTTTTAATTTGCAAAAAGAATTTTACTATAGTTTAGTAGTTTGGTTTAATATAATTATCTAAGGTTGGAACTTAGAAGAATGAATAGTTAGCATTAATCAAGATAACACAATTAAATTTTTCCAATCAAAATTGAACAACTCATAAAGGATATGCGATTCTCAAATTGAGGAATGGCTAGAGAATTCACTCACTTTTTAAcaagacaaaataaaaaggaaTCTTGTTTGGTACATAGCTGTCCACTTGGCCACACATTTTTCACATTTGAAAATAAATAGGCATCCAGAGCTAGGGACATTAACTCATCTCCCTTTGCATGAGTGAACCATAttctatatatatagttattggtGCTTAACTCCTTAACATCGTTCATTAACTAGTACCATACATGTCTCTTTCAACTTCACATTTGAAAATGCTAGGAACATATTAACTCATCTCCCTTTGAATGAATGAACCATATTCTATATATAGTGATTGGCTGTTAACTCTTTAACACCGTTCATTGTCTAGTGCCATACATTATCATCATCTAGTTCCAATGATGACTTCAAGTCAACATGCTCCTTCTAACTCAAAGCGAAGCTATGCAAATTTTGCTCCTAGCATTTGGCACGATACTTTCTTGAAATATGCTGATTCCGAATCTTTGgtatatatcttatttaattttgtatgATGAAATATGAGTATTGTTATACATATATTATCATggtatctttttaaataatttttattatacataaaatatttttgtgtttattaatgtaaaatttcTATGTTGATTgtcaataaattttatatttttttatatttctctttaaAAAATTGTGTTCACCTTTCAAAAGATTGTGTGTTTAATAATCatgaattttttatgtttattataaataacttttttgcgtattctttctttatttctcttaATAATTAAACAATTGTCTGTTTACGATCatataatttttgtgttttttcataataattttaaaaaatttatgtgtttatcatcacaacattttcaaatttatcatcaataattttatatgtattctCCAAAAAAATTTACTGTTTATCAtaacaaaattttcatgtttatcataaataaattcctgtatgttcttttttttatttatttctcttcaAAATATTGTATgtgtttatctttaaaaaaaaatatttttatcataacaaaatttgagttttttctcaataaatttatatattttcttcGTATACTTCATTCAAAATATTGTGTttacctttaaaaaaaattatgcatgTATCATCACAcaacgtgtatatatatatattttattttcaaaatttgtttaccattaaaaaatttatgtatttatcattaataaatttctttattattttcttttcatttttctttgactTTATGATATACCACGTCCATAATATTAACTCCCAAACATAAGGTTATGTAGTATagttaaaatgttttttttttttcacttttttgagATATCATATAAATCTAATAATATGTTCATgttccatgaaaacttcaattcattcattcaaaTTATTTGCAGGAAGTGGATGAAACTATGAAACAAGAAGTTCAAAAGTACCGAGAGACAGTGAAAATATATCTATCTTCTAGTGATAATAACATCTCCCAAAAACTAACTTTAATCGACTCAATTCAACGTTTAAGTATATCTTATTATTTTGAATGTGAAATTAATGAAGCATTAGAACAAATCCATAATAATTTTACTTACAATGGCCTTGCTATAGAAGAAAACGACATTTATTCTATTGCATTACTCTTTCGTTTGTTTCGACAGAAAGGATATCACATCTCATCAGGtatgtataaaatttatttgtctattttttatataattttgttaacaaaaaaaattcatatcaatTAGTTATGAATTAAATGTTTCTCACTAGTTAGTATGTATGTGAATCACACAGATATTTTCAACAAATTCAAGAATACAAAGGGAGAATTTGATGAAACTATTATTGTTCAAGATGTTAAAGGAATGTGGAGTTTGTATGAAACTGCACAATTAAGAATTCATGGAGAAGAGATACTAGAGGAAGCACACGAGTTCACCTACAATAAACTTAAGTCTATTGTCAATCAATTGAGTCCATCTCTTGCTGAGCAAATCAATCAGAGTTTAGAACAACCTCTGCACAAGTCAATTCCAAAAATGAGGACAAAATCATATATGTCTTTCTACAAAAAAAATTCTTCGCATGACAAAGGCGATCTTCTAAATTTTGCAAAATTAGATTTCAATATGGTACAAAAATTGTATCAAAAAGAAGTTGGTAGTAACACCAAGTAAGTACTTATAAAACTAGCTAAGTACTCTTTATTGATATAAACTAGAATGAGATCTGCGCATTACACATACTCAAATAAATGATAGtagcaattaataaatattttaaaataattttaaatatataattataaatattaatagaaaaataatttaaaaaataataaaagtttaatcacataaaaatatatattgtaaatttataaatattttaagatttgtagttatttatataataaagatTATCTTTACTAAAAatgttatatatacataaaaattagtcattaaatatTTGCGTATAAATACTTGTGttgttttattttcaatgtatattttatattttagtatgtaTTTTACGCAAGTAACAATATTTTGTATGTGCACAAAGTAtcgttgtatttttattaatttctatttcaaaaattaaaactttatatATCTATATTATCAACTATTTTGATGAGTACAAATAAATTACATTTTCattggataaaattaaaatataaatattaaaataaagtaaCATTAGTTGACTACTTAATTCAATTCAAAAGTTAGCTTTTTAAGTTAGTGATTactatttttaatgattttttaatttgaattaattttttaagtattttataACATGCAATGCTTTATATTATTGATTTTATAACTCATCCTCTTTATTACTAATCCCTTAAAAGACTccaatattttttaacatttgtCATCGTTATTATAACTTCAAATATTATTTCTAGTAGTTATATGCATGTAAATTAtacgttttgaaaaaaaaaaaaataggaatggaataatttaaaaaataattaatattactaaaaaaatattttagttgtaagattaattttgttaattattgtgAGAACtgttataaaatataaatcaaatagtTAAGAGGACATTAATATTGTTAAGAGATTTTATTAGGATGAGTcatcttgttaattattgtaaaAATCGTTATAAGTAATATTAAGATTGAAAGAAAGATATATGTATGCTTGATTTCATAATAGAATGATATTTACCATAATATATTTACAtggtaaaattataaataatttatatgtcATCACTTAAATGTAGaatgattttagtatatataacTATGAtatcaacttttataaaatataagcAGATTTCTATTAAATTAAAAGTTCCAAGTctactcataattaaaaatttatccaGTGCATGCATATATCATAAATTACTCCCATGCATACATGTAAATATATAGAAGCTCTCAATAGGTTATAAAAATGGGCATAATTCATCATATTCTGATATAAAGCATTTGTTATATATGAGTACCATACTTATCATGTAATCATTCATCTCAAAAGTTTAAGCTGACGAGAGAATGcaacataaatgattatatttttaataataataataatggatatATAACTTGTTAATAATATTACATAGGTGGTGGATAGAATCAGATTTTGCAAGAAAGGTCCCTTATGCAAGAGATAGATTAGTTGAAGTATTCATTTGGCCATTTGCTGTAAACTCTGAGCCTAAATACAGCACTGCAAGACGGATGTCGGCCAAAGCAATCTCAATTATCTCTCTTATTGATGATACTTATGATGTTTATGGCACAATTGAAGAGCTTGAGCTCTTCACAGAGGCAATGCAAAGGTAGATATTTTAGTAAACAATTGATGAccaattttttattaagatattaCTATCTCAATGCAAAGCTTTTGAATTCATTTTGTTAGCCATTATATTATTCTCCTAATAATTTGATCTACTGATGATTATTTCACTTTCATATTTAGTTtttagcttcttttttttttttttctcttttttcagaTGGGACATTAGTTGCATTGCATCTCTTCCAGAGTGCTTCAAAGTGATTTTTAATGCACTTTTAGAGTTTTGGGTTGAAATGGAGTCGTTGACTGCTGAGAGTGGAAAATCAAGCTTCGTCTTGCAACATGTTAAACAGACTGTAAGCttcttattctatatatataaacaaattttGGTCATATACAAATTAATGTTCAAGACTAGCTAGTTAAAATGTCCTATATGGTCATTTATAATAAGAGTCACTATAATTTTCTTTTTGAGAAATGTTAGGaaacaatttttattaatattagtcaatacttagttaatattttatattctgaattaaattgtaaattttaaatactaaattttggattc contains:
- the LOC112772214 gene encoding probable terpene synthase 2, whose amino-acid sequence is MMTSSQHAPSNSKRSYANFAPSIWHDTFLKYADSESLEVDETMKQEVQKYRETVKIYLSSSDNNISQKLTLIDSIQRLSISYYFECEINEALEQIHNNFTYNGLAIEENDIYSIALLFRLFRQKGYHISSDIFNKFKNTKGEFDETIIVQDVKGMWSLYETAQLRIHGEEILEEAHEFTYNKLKSIVNQLSPSLAEQINQSLEQPLHKSIPKMRTKSYMSFYKKNSSHDKGDLLNFAKLDFNMVQKLYQKEVGSNTKWWIESDFARKVPYARDRLVEVFIWPFAVNSEPKYSTARRMSAKAISIISLIDDTYDVYGTIEELELFTEAMQRWDISCIASLPECFKVIFNALLEFWVEMESLTAESGKSSFVLQHVKQTFSRLAHAYLVEAKWCHEGDIPTYDEYKVKGVVSSGYSAILTVFIALVKELATKETLDWLSNCPAILKAVCTIARIKNDLASHKFEQQRKHVASAVECCMKQYDFSQEEAYDFIIRDINNCWKKVNEEYLKLIKDIPKFLIDCIVNLARITEFYYLNFEDKYTNCELLKDHIVTLFLDPIVV